A genomic window from Triticum urartu cultivar G1812 chromosome 7, Tu2.1, whole genome shotgun sequence includes:
- the LOC125521415 gene encoding uncharacterized protein LOC125521415 isoform X2: MACSSSTCGDTTLHAHFVACLVHVLSGLGFMGELRVGGRRREGEDAAGDDSFSESMAASLDSGASSGSLCSSIMSSLTDDDAESSPVAGDPTPSPSPSDAMRLDGDGGGPLYELAPLLAHLPVRAVQVLQREVPVLHISVRRQMLARSRKEDHRPHRQEGEPLVDFTASRSRASQQDDREEEEGTAQGFIWPAAVKSSMEQGPFAQKR; the protein is encoded by the exons ATGGCCTGCTCCTCTTCCACCTGTGGCGATACCACACTGCATGCGCATTTTGTTGCCTGCTTGGTTCATGTGTTGTCAGGCCTAGGCTTCATGGGCGAGCTCCGTGTAGGCGGACGGCGTAGAGAAGGTGAAGACGCCGCCGGGGACGACTCGTTCTCCGAGTCGATGGCGGCCAGCTTGGATTCCGGCGCGTCCAGCGGATCGCTGTGCTCGTCGATCATGTCGAGCCTGACAGACGACGACGCGGAGTCCTCCCCGGTGGCGGGTGATCCTACGCCGTCGCCATCGCCGTCGGACGCGATGCGGCTGGACGGGGACGGCGGCGGGCCTCTCTACGAGCTGGCGCCGCTGCTGGCGCACCTTCCCGTCAG GGCTGTCCAAGTACTACAAAGGGAAGTCCCAGTCCTTCACATCTCTGTCCGACGTCAAATGCTTGCAAGATCTCGCAAAGAAGACCACCGCCCACATCGGCAGGAAGGCGAGCCGCTCGTCGACTTCACCGCTTCACGTTCAAGGGCCTCGCAGCAAGACGatagggaagaagaagaaggcaccGCCCAGGGGTTCATCTGGCCGGCTGCCGTCAAGAGCAGCATGGAGCAGGGGCCTTTCGCACAGAAGCGGTAA
- the LOC125521415 gene encoding uncharacterized protein LOC125521415 isoform X1 — translation MACSSSTCGDTTLHAHFVACLVHVLSGLGFMGELRVGGRRREGEDAAGDDSFSESMAASLDSGASSGSLCSSIMSSLTDDDAESSPVAGDPTPSPSPSDAMRLDGDGGGPLYELAPLLAHLPVRTGLSKYYKGKSQSFTSLSDVKCLQDLAKKTTAHIGRKASRSSTSPLHVQGPRSKTIGKKKKAPPRGSSGRLPSRAAWSRGLSHRSGKPPAYESKKELCSRDCS, via the exons ATGGCCTGCTCCTCTTCCACCTGTGGCGATACCACACTGCATGCGCATTTTGTTGCCTGCTTGGTTCATGTGTTGTCAGGCCTAGGCTTCATGGGCGAGCTCCGTGTAGGCGGACGGCGTAGAGAAGGTGAAGACGCCGCCGGGGACGACTCGTTCTCCGAGTCGATGGCGGCCAGCTTGGATTCCGGCGCGTCCAGCGGATCGCTGTGCTCGTCGATCATGTCGAGCCTGACAGACGACGACGCGGAGTCCTCCCCGGTGGCGGGTGATCCTACGCCGTCGCCATCGCCGTCGGACGCGATGCGGCTGGACGGGGACGGCGGCGGGCCTCTCTACGAGCTGGCGCCGCTGCTGGCGCACCTTCCCGTCAG GACAGGGCTGTCCAAGTACTACAAAGGGAAGTCCCAGTCCTTCACATCTCTGTCCGACGTCAAATGCTTGCAAGATCTCGCAAAGAAGACCACCGCCCACATCGGCAGGAAGGCGAGCCGCTCGTCGACTTCACCGCTTCACGTTCAAGGGCCTCGCAGCAAGACGatagggaagaagaagaaggcaccGCCCAGGGGTTCATCTGGCCGGCTGCCGTCAAGAGCAGCATGGAGCAGGGGCCTTTCGCACAGAAGCGGTAAACCACCTGCATACGAGAGCAAGAAAGAGCTGTGCAGCAGAGATTGCAGCTAG